One window from the genome of Micromonospora aurantiaca ATCC 27029 encodes:
- a CDS encoding lactonase family protein, whose amino-acid sequence MTGQDEIVHIGGYTAETGGRAEGVVAARRDRATGELTPLGVVAVTPSPSFLVRHPALPVLYGCNELPDGLVSAFRLAPDGDLTPLGVRETGGAEPCHLAVAPDGRHLFVANYGGGSVAVFGLDADGVPGERTDLVRHSGHGADPQRQEHAHCHMVSPDPAGGGLLAVDLGTDSVYRYDVDASTGRLAEREPRLRTAPGTGPRHLARHPDGRRCWLVGELDATVTAYELTPDGPRQSTRVDASGRTGHVQPSEVAVGPGGRFLYVGNRGVGTIAVFALDGAAPELVAEVDTGGEWPRHFAFAGEHLYVADERADMIRIFRVDPDGGVPEPVGEPVPVASPTCVLP is encoded by the coding sequence GTGACCGGGCAGGACGAGATCGTCCACATCGGCGGCTACACGGCGGAGACGGGTGGGCGGGCCGAGGGCGTCGTGGCGGCCCGGCGGGACCGGGCGACCGGGGAACTGACCCCGCTGGGCGTCGTGGCGGTCACCCCGTCGCCGTCGTTCCTGGTGCGGCATCCGGCGCTGCCGGTGCTGTACGGGTGCAACGAGCTGCCCGACGGGCTGGTGAGCGCGTTCCGGCTCGCCCCGGACGGCGATCTCACGCCGCTGGGCGTCCGCGAGACAGGTGGCGCGGAGCCGTGCCACCTGGCGGTCGCCCCGGACGGGCGGCACCTGTTCGTGGCGAACTACGGCGGCGGCAGCGTGGCGGTGTTCGGCCTGGACGCCGACGGCGTGCCGGGGGAGCGCACCGACCTGGTCCGGCACTCCGGGCACGGCGCCGACCCGCAGCGGCAGGAGCACGCGCACTGCCACATGGTCTCGCCCGACCCGGCCGGGGGTGGGCTGCTCGCGGTCGACCTGGGCACCGACTCCGTCTACCGGTACGACGTCGACGCGTCCACCGGCCGGCTGGCCGAGCGGGAGCCCCGGCTGCGGACGGCGCCCGGGACCGGTCCCCGGCACCTCGCCCGGCACCCGGACGGGCGGCGTTGCTGGCTCGTCGGTGAGCTGGACGCCACTGTCACCGCGTACGAGCTGACGCCGGACGGGCCGCGTCAGTCGACGCGTGTCGACGCCAGCGGCCGGACCGGCCACGTCCAGCCCTCCGAGGTGGCCGTCGGGCCGGGCGGGCGTTTCCTCTACGTGGGCAACCGCGGCGTGGGCACGATCGCTGTCTTCGCGCTGGACGGCGCCGCGCCGGAGCTGGTGGCCGAGGTCGACACCGGCGGTGAGTGGCCGCGGCACTTCGCGTTCGCCGGTGAGCACCTGTACGTGGCCGACGAGCGGGCCGACATGATCAGGATCTTCCGGGTCGATCCGGACGGCGGGGTGCCCGAGCCGGTGGGGGAGCCGGTGCCGGTGGCGAGCCCGACGTGCGTCCTACCGTGA
- a CDS encoding GTP-binding protein has protein sequence MDSVRYDREPGAPRVPLALKILIAGGFGAGKTTLVSALSEVRPLQTEEVLTGAGLGTDDVSGVEQKSTTTVAMDFGRITINDDLQVYLFGTPGQDRFWFLWDELAFGALGAVVLADTRRLADCFPSIDYFEQRGIPFVVGVNCFEGSRRFGLEAVRDALDLDPDVPLVLCDARDRQSGKLVLISLVEHVARQRGEPVPVG, from the coding sequence GTGGACTCCGTGCGCTATGACCGGGAGCCGGGGGCGCCGCGAGTGCCGCTGGCTTTGAAGATCCTCATCGCCGGTGGCTTCGGCGCCGGAAAGACGACGCTGGTCAGCGCGTTGAGTGAGGTCCGGCCGTTGCAGACCGAGGAGGTCCTGACCGGGGCCGGGCTCGGCACCGACGACGTCTCCGGGGTCGAGCAGAAGTCGACGACGACGGTGGCGATGGACTTCGGCCGGATCACCATCAACGACGACCTCCAGGTCTACCTGTTCGGCACCCCGGGCCAGGACCGGTTCTGGTTCCTCTGGGACGAGCTGGCGTTCGGCGCGCTCGGCGCGGTGGTGCTCGCCGACACCCGGCGGCTGGCCGACTGCTTCCCCTCGATCGACTACTTCGAGCAGCGGGGCATCCCGTTCGTGGTGGGCGTCAACTGCTTCGAGGGCTCCCGCCGGTTCGGCCTGGAGGCGGTCCGCGACGCCCTGGACCTCGACCCGGACGTCCCGCTCGTGCTCTGCGACGCCCGGGACCGGCAGTCGGGCAAGCTGGTGCTGATCTCGCTCGTCGAGCACGTGGCGCGGCAGCGCGGCGAGCCGGTGCCGGTGGGCTGA
- a CDS encoding DUF742 domain-containing protein, with protein sequence MRAESPGPQHEWLDADAGPVVRPYTLTGGRVRPPVDGFDLLAFVLATSDADPAGTPGLQPEHRRLIELARRPKAVADLAADLDLAVGVVRVLLGDLLAHGLVAVHRPPATAYLPDDNILKAVVSGLRAL encoded by the coding sequence ATGCGCGCTGAGTCGCCGGGGCCGCAGCACGAGTGGCTGGACGCCGACGCCGGGCCGGTGGTGCGTCCGTACACGCTCACCGGCGGCCGGGTGCGCCCACCCGTCGACGGCTTCGACCTGCTGGCGTTCGTGCTCGCCACTTCTGACGCGGACCCGGCCGGCACGCCCGGTCTGCAGCCGGAGCACCGCCGCCTGATCGAGCTGGCCCGGCGGCCGAAGGCCGTGGCCGACCTCGCCGCCGACCTGGACCTCGCCGTGGGCGTGGTCCGGGTGCTGCTCGGCGACCTTCTCGCCCATGGGCTCGTCGCGGTGCACCGGCCACCGGCCACCGCGTACCTGCCCGACGACAACATCCTCAAGGCGGTGGTCAGTGGACTCCGTGCGCTATGA
- a CDS encoding roadblock/LC7 domain-containing protein codes for MVHTTRQNADLDWLLDDLVERVPAARQAVVLSADGLLLGASTDQDRTDAEHLCALASGFSGLAKGATRHLGGGAVRQTVVEMESAYLFVTAAGQGACLAVASDADADIGLVAYEMAMLVIRVGENLAAPSRVAGERTDAR; via the coding sequence GTGGTGCACACGACGCGGCAGAACGCCGATCTCGACTGGCTGCTCGACGACCTGGTGGAGCGTGTCCCCGCCGCCCGCCAGGCGGTGGTGCTCTCGGCGGACGGGCTCCTGCTCGGCGCCTCCACCGACCAGGACCGCACCGACGCGGAACACCTCTGCGCGCTGGCGTCCGGCTTCTCCGGGCTGGCCAAGGGCGCCACCCGGCACCTGGGCGGCGGCGCGGTCCGCCAGACGGTGGTGGAGATGGAGTCGGCCTACCTGTTCGTGACCGCCGCCGGGCAGGGCGCCTGCCTGGCGGTGGCCAGCGACGCCGACGCCGACATCGGCCTGGTGGCGTACGAGATGGCGATGCTCGTCATCCGGGTCGGGGAGAACCTGGCCGCGCCGAGCCGGGTGGCGGGGGAGCGGACCGATGCGCGCTGA
- a CDS encoding sensor histidine kinase, with protein sequence MNTRDWPIRAKLTALVIGPVTGLLALWIFATTLTFGPALDLLSARTLLYDLGRPGEAVVAELQRERRLSVVQLAGDRALPELTEQRVRTDDAIVELRRKVDGGDLRDVADAQLDNRLDQLVSALDALPAGRAFIDDRKVDRAGAVGLYSGMIGSAFQAFGAMAALPDAQLNREATALTALGRSRELLGQADALLAGAVTAGRYAEGEHEQLVRTVENQRFLAEIAVADLPPGERTAYQRMTEGAGFLKLRALQDSLIRSSALPARFDMRAWDTGHAEVWQSLRDFELRGADALAERSVPMATRILVQLAAAGVLGLIAIVVCVLVALRVGRSLAQRLTGVRAAATEVAERRLPDVVARLRRGEEVDVAREAPELDHGGDEIGQVARAFNEVRRTAVRAAVDEVTLRRGFNEVILNLARRSQGLVHRQLALLDRLERRTEDPDELAGLFQVDHLATRLRRHAEDLVILAGAAPGRGWRRPVAAVDVMRGAISEVEAYDRVDVGEVAPAGVLGRAVGDVIHLLAELIENATTFSPPGTRVDVSGRSVPGGYTIEITDRGLGMSAPALAEANRKLAEPPEFDPAGSARLGLFVVARLAARHGVRVELRPSRPAGIVAAVFVPSELITDEPPVGADASAGPERRRLAKVTRLTTVPRPGRPARPGRDRSENTVVPLQSARASTVEPPADGDGLPRRIRRRGATARPRAAVADTPAHRTPEEARRAMSALQAGTARGRRDGSRAAGTDPTTPTTEPRDTGTPSTTAGPAVQPAPPAPDQRTATERDA encoded by the coding sequence TTGAACACCCGTGACTGGCCGATCCGCGCCAAGCTGACCGCGCTGGTCATCGGCCCGGTGACCGGGCTGCTGGCGTTGTGGATCTTCGCCACCACGCTCACCTTCGGGCCCGCGCTCGACCTGCTCTCCGCGCGTACCCTCCTCTACGATCTGGGCCGTCCCGGCGAGGCCGTGGTGGCCGAGCTGCAACGGGAGCGGCGGCTGTCGGTGGTCCAGCTCGCCGGTGACCGCGCCCTCCCCGAGCTGACCGAGCAGCGGGTACGCACCGACGACGCGATCGTCGAGCTGCGCCGCAAGGTCGACGGCGGGGACCTGCGCGACGTCGCCGACGCCCAGCTCGACAACCGGCTCGACCAACTGGTCTCGGCGCTCGACGCGCTGCCCGCCGGGCGCGCCTTCATCGACGACCGGAAGGTCGACCGGGCCGGCGCCGTCGGGCTCTACAGCGGCATGATCGGCTCGGCGTTCCAGGCGTTCGGCGCGATGGCCGCGCTGCCCGACGCGCAGCTCAACCGGGAGGCGACGGCGCTGACCGCTCTGGGCCGGTCCCGGGAACTGCTCGGCCAGGCCGACGCGCTGCTGGCCGGCGCCGTCACCGCGGGCCGGTACGCCGAGGGCGAGCACGAGCAACTGGTACGCACAGTCGAGAACCAGCGTTTCCTGGCCGAGATCGCGGTCGCCGACCTGCCGCCGGGGGAGCGGACCGCGTACCAGCGGATGACCGAGGGTGCCGGGTTCCTCAAGCTGCGCGCGCTCCAGGACAGCCTGATCCGCTCGTCCGCGCTGCCCGCCCGGTTCGACATGCGGGCGTGGGACACCGGTCACGCCGAGGTCTGGCAGAGCCTGCGCGACTTCGAGCTGCGCGGCGCGGACGCCCTGGCCGAGCGGTCGGTGCCGATGGCCACCCGGATCCTCGTGCAGCTCGCCGCCGCCGGTGTGCTGGGCCTGATCGCGATCGTGGTGTGCGTGCTGGTGGCGCTGCGGGTCGGCCGGTCGCTGGCGCAGCGGCTGACCGGCGTACGCGCCGCCGCGACCGAGGTGGCCGAACGCCGGCTGCCCGACGTGGTCGCCCGGCTGCGCCGGGGCGAGGAGGTCGACGTGGCCCGGGAGGCGCCCGAGCTGGACCACGGCGGCGACGAGATCGGCCAGGTGGCGCGCGCCTTCAACGAGGTGCGCCGGACCGCTGTCCGCGCCGCCGTCGACGAGGTCACGCTGCGCCGGGGCTTCAACGAGGTGATCCTCAACCTCGCCCGGCGCAGCCAGGGGCTGGTGCACCGGCAGCTGGCGCTGCTGGACCGGCTGGAACGGCGGACCGAGGACCCGGACGAGCTGGCCGGGCTGTTCCAGGTCGACCACCTGGCGACACGGCTGCGGCGGCACGCCGAGGACCTGGTCATCCTCGCCGGTGCCGCGCCCGGACGGGGCTGGCGCCGCCCGGTCGCGGCTGTCGACGTGATGCGCGGCGCGATCTCCGAGGTCGAGGCGTACGACCGGGTCGACGTGGGCGAGGTGGCGCCGGCCGGGGTGCTGGGCCGGGCCGTCGGCGACGTGATCCACCTGCTCGCCGAGCTGATCGAGAACGCGACCACGTTCTCCCCGCCCGGCACCCGGGTGGACGTCAGCGGCCGGAGCGTCCCGGGCGGCTACACCATCGAGATCACCGACCGGGGGCTGGGCATGTCCGCGCCGGCCCTGGCCGAGGCCAACCGCAAGCTGGCCGAGCCGCCGGAGTTCGACCCGGCCGGCAGTGCCCGGCTCGGGCTGTTCGTGGTGGCCCGCCTGGCCGCCCGGCACGGCGTACGGGTGGAGCTGCGGCCGTCCCGCCCGGCCGGGATCGTCGCCGCGGTGTTCGTACCGTCGGAACTGATCACCGACGAGCCGCCGGTGGGCGCGGACGCCTCCGCCGGGCCGGAACGGCGGCGCCTGGCCAAGGTGACCCGGCTGACCACTGTGCCCCGGCCGGGGCGGCCGGCCCGGCCGGGCCGGGACCGGTCGGAGAACACAGTCGTCCCGTTGCAGTCGGCCCGCGCCTCGACTGTGGAGCCACCCGCCGACGGCGACGGCCTGCCTCGTCGGATCCGGCGCCGCGGCGCGACCGCGCGACCCCGCGCGGCGGTCGCCGACACCCCGGCCCACCGCACCCCGGAGGAGGCCCGCCGGGCCATGTCCGCGTTGCAGGCCGGCACCGCGCGGGGACGCCGGGACGGCTCGCGCGCCGCCGGAACCGATCCGACCACCCCCACCACCGAACCGCGCGACACCGGTACGCCGTCCACCACCGCGGGGCCAGCCGTTCAGCCCGCCCCGCCGGCGCCGGACCAACGAACCGCGACTGAGAGGGACGCCTAG
- a CDS encoding sodium:solute symporter family protein, giving the protein MGGGGLRLNMNALDYLILALYFVTVLGVGFAARRAIRTSVDFFLSGRSLPAWVTGLAFVSANLGALEIIGMAANGAQYGIMTVHYYWIGAVPAMVFLGIVMMPFYYGSKVRSVPEYLRLRFNRPTHLLNAISFAVAQVLIAGVNLYALALIMQALLGWPLWFAIIVGAVIVLAYITVGGLSGAIYNEVLQFFVIIAGLVPITVIGLVKVGGVSGLMDAVRDSRLGEAGLHAWEGTGSTGNPLGAHWLGIVFGLGFVLSFGYWTTNFAEVQRALSARNMSAARRTPIIAAYPKLLIPAVTVIPGLIALVTVKGLGADEGDLVYNNAIPLLMRDLLPNGVLGIAVTGLVASFMAGMAANVSGFNTVFTYDIWQAYFRRDLPDEHYVKVGRIATVGAVVIGIGTAFIAAGFSNIMNYIQALFSVFNAPLFGTFIIGMFWRRMTPLAGFWSLLSGTVVATATYLLYKGGVISFNSDLEESFWGAGLAFATVAVVAAIVTPLTRPKTDDQLTGLVYGLSDTTLADDSLAGDTAWYRSPVLLGVVAVILAALFYIPVF; this is encoded by the coding sequence ATGGGCGGCGGCGGCCTGCGGTTGAACATGAACGCCCTGGACTATCTGATCCTGGCGCTCTACTTCGTCACGGTGCTCGGCGTCGGTTTCGCCGCCCGGCGCGCGATCCGTACCAGCGTGGACTTCTTCCTCTCCGGCCGCTCGCTCCCCGCCTGGGTCACCGGCCTGGCGTTCGTCTCGGCCAACCTGGGCGCGCTGGAGATCATCGGCATGGCCGCCAACGGCGCCCAGTACGGCATCATGACGGTGCACTACTACTGGATCGGCGCCGTGCCGGCGATGGTCTTCCTCGGCATCGTGATGATGCCGTTCTACTACGGCTCCAAGGTCCGCAGCGTCCCCGAGTACCTGCGGCTGCGCTTCAACCGCCCCACCCACCTGCTCAACGCGATCAGCTTCGCTGTCGCGCAGGTGCTCATCGCGGGCGTGAACCTCTACGCGCTGGCCCTGATCATGCAGGCGCTGCTGGGCTGGCCGCTCTGGTTCGCGATCATCGTCGGTGCGGTGATCGTGCTGGCGTACATCACCGTCGGCGGGCTCTCCGGCGCGATCTACAACGAGGTGCTCCAGTTCTTCGTGATCATCGCCGGTCTGGTGCCGATCACGGTGATCGGGCTGGTCAAGGTCGGCGGCGTCAGCGGCCTGATGGACGCGGTCCGCGACTCCAGACTCGGCGAGGCCGGACTGCACGCCTGGGAGGGCACCGGCAGCACCGGCAACCCGCTCGGCGCGCACTGGCTGGGCATCGTGTTCGGCCTGGGCTTCGTGCTCTCCTTCGGCTACTGGACCACCAACTTCGCCGAGGTGCAGCGCGCCCTGTCCGCACGGAACATGAGCGCCGCCCGGCGTACGCCGATCATCGCCGCGTACCCGAAGCTGCTCATCCCGGCGGTCACCGTGATCCCCGGCCTGATCGCCCTGGTCACCGTGAAAGGGCTGGGCGCCGACGAGGGCGACCTGGTCTACAACAACGCGATCCCGCTGCTCATGCGCGACCTGCTGCCCAACGGCGTGCTCGGGATCGCAGTCACCGGCCTGGTGGCCTCGTTCATGGCCGGCATGGCGGCGAACGTCAGCGGGTTCAACACCGTCTTCACGTACGACATCTGGCAGGCGTACTTCCGGCGGGACCTGCCGGACGAGCACTACGTGAAGGTGGGCCGGATCGCCACCGTCGGCGCGGTGGTCATCGGCATCGGCACCGCGTTCATCGCGGCCGGGTTCAGCAACATCATGAACTACATCCAGGCGCTGTTCTCGGTCTTCAACGCGCCGCTGTTCGGCACGTTCATCATCGGCATGTTCTGGCGGCGGATGACGCCGCTGGCCGGGTTCTGGTCGCTGCTGTCCGGCACTGTCGTCGCCACCGCCACGTACCTGCTCTACAAGGGCGGCGTGATCAGCTTCAACTCCGACCTGGAGGAGAGCTTCTGGGGCGCGGGCCTGGCCTTCGCCACGGTCGCGGTGGTGGCCGCGATCGTCACGCCGCTGACCCGGCCGAAGACCGACGACCAGCTGACCGGGCTGGTGTACGGCCTCAGCGACACCACGCTCGCCGACGACTCGCTGGCCGGCGACACCGCCTGGTACCGCTCCCCGGTGCTGCTCGGCGTCGTCGCCGTGATCCTCGCCGCCCTGTTCTACATCCCGGTCTTCTGA